A genomic window from Chrysoperla carnea chromosome 3, inChrCarn1.1, whole genome shotgun sequence includes:
- the LOC123295299 gene encoding uncharacterized protein LOC123295299, protein MQNNQYLLLLEKKNLGLQPRGMSDTQNNNTIFEFTAVYQTNDLTKEHYKNGTTQQNNEQKQPINPYIIYKHIEAATEQINNATFNYTKEINEIISKLVHKTFEHITLQHDEITKLQSRLQLQLAKTKQLQESAKQDYYRYDVILDNITEQLYNRKLLKRVLKNWHDDIRTGPINIARAYNINNKQVSDDSMGEHDEVESIKTLENEILKLKSEKSVLLNSVKNAVTQGLSFITNETMKALDPNETSVKSPLSQHSSKVDEFTFNSNQNNSIRYPQDNCQMCSCNLDYLCQKNSNNTMPMQHCNCKSKFTSICCDNVRQIHDFELKHGDKNDCLYQQPMFDNRLLSDGPQFSYDMNGYTFCNRFGGGGNNKNIIPVFGKRPYMRMPHNKRKKKNMQQRGNAKLHKQESTDFNQQTDILKSSIMNNKRIDEFKDRKILGKTDSVTTEKINNDNKTENDTKATDTAISAREKLEKALFRSVENYECNSECCCNLQNESKNEEPAKIESNNSDNILTKSTDDLNSKPMDYRDDNSSEHNSESKTQINYIELANNTTSPSLRQRAQSPRQTVANKQQDSPKFNQFKTKIDIASLKKQFQQEQFPKAKTNPNNVKRMSMSDCALLEKCTYFRNISENSSPTFQEEQMEYINDYNRTVRKNFLSDDLNNSDGGNRPSSNRIFNRTDNNQKKKCACLSVCTCPIWCTLNNIEEKVLKKTSTNTSLENSPRSDNQCNSDCKCLFRGIH, encoded by the exons ATGCAAAATAATCAATATCTGCTCCTTTTGGAAAAG AAGAACCTTGGGTTACAACCTAGAGGAATGTCAGACACTCagaataataatactatatttGAATTTACGGCCGTTTATCAAACAAATGACTTAACCAAAGAACATTATAAAAATGGTACAACACAACAAAATAATGAACAGAAACAACCAATAAATccctatattatatataaacatattgaaGCAGCAACAGAACAAATCAATAATGCCacatttaattatacaaaagagataaatgaaattatatcgaAATTAGTTCATAAAACATTTGAACATATAACATTACAACATgatgaaattacaaaattacaatcCCGATTACAATTACAATTGGCTAAAACAAAACAGTTGCAAGAGAGTGCCAAACAGGATTATTATCGATATGATGTTATATTAGATAATATTACTGAACAATTAtacaatagaaaattattgaagcgagttttaaaaaattggcatGATGATATTCGAACTGGTCCGATCAATATAGCACGAGcttataatattaacaataag CAGGTAAGTGATGACTCGATGGGCGAACATGACGAAGTAGAAAGTATTAAAACcttagaaaatgaaatattaaagttaaaatctgaaaaatcgGTTCTATTAAATTCAGTAAAAAATGCTGTAACACAAGGCCTATCTTTTATTACAAACGAAACGATGAAAGCGTTAGATCCCAATGAGACATCTGTTAAAAGTCCTTTATCACAACATTCAAGTAAAGTAGATGAATTTACTTTCAACAGTAATCAGAATAATTCGATACGATATCCACAGGATAATTGTCAAATGTGTTCCTGTAATTTAGATTATTTGTGCCAAAAGAATTCAAACAATACTATGCCAATGCAACACTGTAATTGTAAATCGAAATTTACATCGATTTGTTGCGATAACGTTCGACAGATACATGACTTTGAGCTTAAACATGGCGATAAAAATGACTGCCTATATCAACAACCAATGTTTGATAATCGTCTTCTATCGGATGGACCACAATTCTCGTATGACATGAATGGATACACTTTTTGTAATCGATTCGGAGGAGGtgggaataataaaaatataatacctgTATTTGGAAAACGACCCTACATGCGTATGCCACACAATAAACGTAAAAAGAAGAACATGCAACAACGGGGTAATGCAAAATTACATAAGCAAGAATCGACCGATTTTAATCAGCAAACAGATATACTAAAAAGttcaataatgaataataagcGCATAGATGAATTTAAAGACAGAAAGATACTAGGCAAAACCGATTCAGTCACAacagaaaaaatcaataatgacaataaaaccGAAAATGATACAAAAGCAACGGATACAGCAATTTCAGCACGAGAAAAACTAGAGAAAGCTCTATTCCGTAGTGTTGAAAATTATGAATGTAATTCAGAATGTTgttgtaatttacaaaatgagtCGAAAAACGAGGAACCAGCAAAAATTGAGAGTAATAATTCCGAtaatattttaacgaaatcAACCGATGATTTAAATAGTAAACCGATGGATTATCGCGATGATAATAGCTCAGAACATAATTCTGAGAGTAAgacacaaattaattatattgaactAGCCAATAATACAACGTCACCTTCATTACGACAACGAGCACAATCTCCACGACAAACAGTGGCGAATAAACAACAAGACAGtccaaaatttaatcaatttaagacaaaaattgACATAgcatcattaaaaaaacaatttcaacaaGAACAATTTCCAAAAGCTAAAACTAATCCAAATAATGTAAAACGTATGTCAATGTCCGATTGTGctttattagaaaaatgtacGTATTTTCGTAATATATCAGAAAATTCTTCGCCCACTTTCCAAGAAGAACAGATGGAATATATTAACGATTACAATCGAACTgtccgaaaaaattttttatcggaTGATTTAAATAATAGCGATGGAGGTAATAGGCCTTCATCGAACCGGATTTTTAATCGAACTGACAATAATCAAAAGAAGAAGTGTGCATGCTTAAGTGTGTGCACATGTCCAATATGGTGTACATTAAATAACATTGAagagaaagttttaaaaaaaacatcaacaaaTACATCACTTGAAAATTCACCAAGAAGTGATAATCAATGTAACAGTGATTGTAAATGTTTGTTTCGTggtattcattaa